A stretch of Myxococcus hansupus DNA encodes these proteins:
- a CDS encoding AMIN domain-containing protein — MKPFVAWLLGVVLVPFVALAQAPAGSLNTITAVQVNGGTVTITGTQKANFTTFTMTDPPRLVIDISEATFSGVPEEISVSSTTVTGIRTAAYGSESSSIARVLIGYDREVETDIQAQGNSLIVRVAGGGEQAVAQAPTPEQAPAGNSAADAAAAARAEREAQEKAAADAAAAARADREAQEKATAEAAAAAKRDQDAEAKRQAEARAAAQRQQEEQARATAEAERKRQQEAEARASAQAAEDKRRQEEAARASKQAAEDERRAQAQASAEEAQRKKELARTEAEKKRAAQQAAEEERRAAAQAAEDERRAAKQSAADERRAAKQSAADERRAAKQAADEERRAQAQAAADERRQRQADARAARERRPQPASEPSRSSGGEVSSRRKTLTLVGFQQQADSSRVFIRTNEPVSYSVGERGRTVVLELENTRVDSNNNTLPLDTSFFASPVLRVDPSASGRDVRITIQLRQGAPFQTRQDGNVISLDFQRTGR; from the coding sequence ATGAAGCCGTTTGTCGCGTGGCTGCTCGGTGTGGTGCTCGTGCCCTTCGTGGCGCTCGCGCAGGCGCCGGCTGGGAGCCTGAACACCATCACCGCGGTGCAGGTGAACGGTGGGACGGTGACCATCACCGGCACGCAGAAGGCCAACTTCACCACCTTCACCATGACGGACCCGCCGCGGCTCGTCATCGACATCTCCGAGGCCACCTTCTCCGGTGTGCCCGAGGAAATCTCGGTGTCGAGCACCACGGTGACGGGCATCCGCACCGCGGCCTACGGCTCCGAGTCGTCCTCCATCGCGCGCGTGCTCATCGGGTACGACCGCGAAGTCGAGACGGACATCCAGGCCCAGGGCAACAGCCTCATCGTCCGCGTCGCGGGCGGTGGAGAGCAGGCCGTGGCGCAGGCGCCGACGCCGGAGCAGGCCCCCGCGGGGAACTCGGCCGCGGATGCCGCCGCCGCCGCGCGGGCTGAGCGTGAGGCGCAGGAGAAGGCCGCCGCGGATGCCGCCGCCGCAGCGCGGGCTGACCGCGAGGCCCAGGAGAAGGCCACCGCGGAGGCCGCCGCTGCCGCGAAGCGGGACCAGGATGCCGAGGCGAAGCGGCAGGCCGAGGCCCGTGCCGCCGCCCAGCGTCAGCAGGAGGAGCAGGCCCGGGCCACCGCTGAGGCGGAGCGCAAGCGTCAGCAGGAGGCCGAGGCTCGCGCCTCCGCACAGGCGGCCGAGGACAAGCGCCGCCAGGAAGAGGCCGCGCGTGCCTCCAAGCAGGCCGCGGAGGATGAGCGCCGCGCGCAGGCGCAGGCCTCCGCTGAGGAGGCCCAGCGCAAGAAGGAGCTTGCGCGGACCGAGGCCGAGAAGAAGCGGGCCGCCCAGCAGGCCGCGGAGGAGGAGCGTCGCGCCGCCGCACAGGCCGCCGAGGATGAGCGCCGCGCCGCCAAGCAGTCCGCCGCCGATGAGCGCCGCGCCGCCAAGCAGTCCGCCGCCGATGAGCGTCGCGCGGCCAAGCAGGCCGCCGACGAAGAGCGCCGCGCGCAAGCACAGGCCGCCGCCGATGAGCGTCGCCAGCGTCAGGCCGATGCCCGCGCCGCTCGGGAGCGCCGCCCGCAGCCCGCCTCGGAGCCGTCGCGCTCGAGCGGCGGCGAGGTGTCGTCCCGTCGCAAGACGCTGACGCTGGTGGGCTTCCAGCAGCAGGCGGACTCGTCCCGGGTCTTCATCCGGACCAACGAACCCGTCAGCTACTCGGTGGGCGAGCGGGGCCGCACGGTCGTGCTGGAGTTGGAGAACACCCGCGTGGATTCCAACAACAACACGCTGCCGCTGGACACCTCCTTCTTCGCGTCCCCGGTGCTCCGCGTGGACCCGAGCGCCTCCGGGCGGGATGTGCGCATCACCATCCAGCTCCGGCAGGGCGCGCCGTTCCAGACCCGGCAGGACGGGAACGTCATTTCATTGGACTTCCAGCGCACAGGGCGGTGA
- a CDS encoding LPS-assembly protein LptD produces MSLFVPLAAALLVTTSQVPLATPLALPNGEKAQLTADLVVYEADTKVVTARGNAVLRTDTQQLRADEVKYDAANPFVTATGNVVYVGPGGMAAVADRVTMDVRTYEANLEGGLFMQKQGVTQDALFAAKTPQELRAIGETPVLLSGTRIRRTGENTFVVEDLAFTPCNCSPNEPGWRMEASSATVVLGERATMTLPVVYVKSVPVMALPWLYMPLSQRRTGLLIPKPTFNALNGFALEQPLFITLGQSYDLTFTPGYFSGGASVPNPADSALREPGITGVKGPRLLTEFRYAPSERTRGRATLGFLYDFRPIRDPSRDDFYRRTVDGVRTSELVDERRGLRGEASWQHTQDLGNGWHDRVDAAFVSDGFYTRDLTADIVAREFQYLRSTATVYQRQDDLYAGLDVSLRQDIRWGYRFFQDNRVPAAADPSRPDLKAPTTFQRLPAITLALPDRPVLAGLMGGLTVQYSRLAPLRGGHGDEGIDGIFRRAGDYSVFNAETLTRSLSPDTPQSDGIFNSNDREARDRVDFNPRLSTSFGVGDLMRVSPSLGLRQDVWLGEVSGRTWQRGYPIAGVLLESQLTRVFKGEETSFRHAITPSLEVRYVPGGWGSLPTAGASEDGSARPYDEVDAAVPYQPDGRTRGFLHAVLAVDQTLRFKRGNTIREPLRLRIGQGFDLTRHVPAAGKLDDSGPVLRDTFARLSANAGILTAAGTVRYDPTAGRISGLAAEINVDDGKGHAVYARFDDLLSISEQDRALGADPRWVGPDVVRRSLDTLVGGLSRVEPGFSPAERAQALIAGTRLKLGFGLGVRYEAIVQPLYRDPKTQETRFVAQQQTFGLSYGPACDCWRVEGVMTLRRELGLEFSGINLIVANFGSFGSGG; encoded by the coding sequence ATGAGCCTCTTCGTCCCGCTCGCCGCCGCGCTGCTGGTCACCACGTCGCAGGTGCCGCTCGCCACGCCGTTGGCCCTGCCCAACGGCGAGAAGGCGCAGCTCACGGCAGACCTGGTCGTCTACGAGGCGGACACCAAGGTCGTCACCGCGCGCGGTAACGCCGTGCTTCGCACGGACACCCAGCAACTGCGCGCCGACGAAGTGAAGTACGACGCGGCGAATCCGTTCGTCACCGCCACCGGCAACGTCGTGTACGTGGGGCCGGGTGGCATGGCCGCCGTCGCCGACCGCGTGACGATGGACGTGCGCACCTACGAGGCGAACCTCGAGGGCGGACTCTTCATGCAGAAGCAGGGCGTCACCCAGGACGCCTTGTTCGCCGCGAAGACGCCCCAGGAGCTGCGCGCCATCGGCGAGACGCCCGTGCTGCTCAGCGGCACGCGCATCCGGCGCACGGGAGAGAACACCTTCGTGGTGGAGGACCTGGCCTTCACGCCCTGCAACTGCAGCCCGAATGAGCCGGGCTGGCGCATGGAGGCAAGCTCCGCCACGGTCGTCCTGGGCGAGCGCGCCACGATGACCTTGCCCGTCGTGTACGTGAAGTCCGTGCCCGTGATGGCGCTGCCGTGGCTCTACATGCCCCTGTCCCAGCGGCGCACGGGCTTGCTGATTCCCAAGCCCACGTTCAACGCACTCAACGGCTTCGCGTTGGAGCAGCCGCTCTTCATCACGTTGGGGCAGAGCTACGACCTGACCTTCACGCCGGGGTACTTCAGCGGCGGCGCCTCCGTTCCGAATCCTGCTGACTCGGCTCTGCGCGAGCCAGGCATCACGGGCGTGAAAGGGCCACGCCTGCTCACCGAGTTCCGCTACGCACCCAGCGAGCGGACCCGGGGCCGCGCCACGCTGGGTTTCCTCTATGACTTCCGCCCCATCCGGGACCCGAGCCGAGACGATTTCTACCGGCGGACCGTGGACGGTGTGAGGACGTCTGAGCTCGTGGACGAACGTCGCGGACTTCGGGGCGAGGCGTCCTGGCAGCACACGCAGGACTTGGGCAACGGGTGGCACGACCGCGTGGACGCCGCGTTCGTCTCCGACGGCTTCTACACCCGCGACCTTACGGCGGACATCGTCGCCCGTGAGTTCCAATATCTCCGGAGCACGGCCACGGTGTACCAGCGTCAGGATGACCTGTACGCAGGGCTCGACGTGTCGCTGCGTCAGGACATCCGGTGGGGGTATCGCTTCTTTCAGGACAACCGCGTGCCCGCTGCGGCGGACCCGTCGCGTCCCGACCTGAAGGCGCCCACCACCTTCCAGCGACTGCCGGCCATCACGTTGGCGTTGCCAGATCGCCCCGTGTTGGCCGGGCTCATGGGCGGGCTGACCGTGCAGTACTCCCGGTTGGCACCGCTTCGGGGTGGGCACGGCGATGAGGGTATCGACGGCATCTTCCGTCGCGCCGGTGACTACTCCGTGTTCAACGCAGAGACGCTCACTCGGAGCCTGAGTCCGGACACCCCCCAGTCCGACGGCATCTTCAACTCGAACGACCGCGAGGCCCGCGACCGCGTGGACTTCAACCCGCGCCTGTCGACGTCCTTCGGGGTGGGCGACCTGATGCGGGTGTCACCTTCGCTGGGCCTGCGCCAGGACGTGTGGCTGGGTGAGGTCTCCGGCAGGACGTGGCAGCGGGGCTATCCCATCGCGGGGGTGCTGCTGGAGAGCCAGCTCACGCGCGTCTTCAAGGGGGAGGAGACGAGCTTCCGCCACGCCATCACGCCGTCGCTGGAGGTGCGCTACGTGCCAGGAGGGTGGGGCAGCCTGCCCACGGCGGGCGCGTCCGAGGACGGCTCCGCGCGGCCCTACGATGAAGTGGACGCGGCCGTGCCGTATCAACCCGACGGGCGCACACGCGGGTTCCTGCACGCGGTGCTCGCCGTGGACCAGACGCTGCGCTTCAAGCGGGGCAACACCATCCGCGAGCCGCTGCGCCTGCGCATCGGTCAGGGCTTCGACCTCACCCGGCATGTGCCGGCGGCGGGGAAGCTCGATGATTCAGGGCCCGTGCTCCGCGACACCTTCGCGCGCCTCAGCGCCAACGCGGGCATCCTGACCGCCGCGGGGACCGTCAGGTACGATCCGACAGCGGGCCGCATCTCCGGGCTGGCCGCGGAGATCAACGTCGATGACGGCAAAGGGCACGCCGTCTACGCGCGCTTCGACGACTTGTTGTCCATCAGTGAGCAGGACCGCGCGCTGGGCGCCGATCCCCGTTGGGTGGGCCCTGACGTCGTTCGCCGCTCGCTGGATACCTTGGTAGGCGGACTATCCCGAGTAGAACCCGGCTTCTCTCCGGCCGAACGTGCTCAGGCCCTCATCGCGGGTACGCGTTTGAAGCTCGGATTTGGGCTGGGAGTGCGGTACGAAGCAATTGTGCAACCGCTTTACCGGGATCCTAAAACTCAAGAAACTCGCTTCGTTGCCCAGCAGCAGACGTTCGGCCTCTCGTATGGGCCTGCATGCGACTGCTGGCGGGTCGAGGGAGTGATGACGCTGCGGCGGGAGTTGGGGCTGGAATTCTCCGGCATCAACCTCATCGTGGCGAATTTCGGATCCTTTGGTTCCGGAGGCTAG
- a CDS encoding Crp/Fnr family transcriptional regulator, with protein MGAEETLFQRFGKEFPQGTELFREGEAGKEMFVIQAGRVAISKRVRDVEKVLAVLGPGEFFGEMAIISNKPRNASATVNEDARLLVIDPKTFEGMIRGNAEIAVRMIKKLAERLSEADAQIENLLHNDPASRVVHQILQACQGRGRPVEDGVEIDFPVRELPRQIGVGEPAVRAMLDRLERTGLVERDGDRMTVPDTGKLHDFLQYLEMKWKFGDL; from the coding sequence ATGGGCGCCGAGGAAACCCTCTTTCAACGTTTCGGCAAGGAGTTCCCCCAGGGCACCGAGCTCTTCCGCGAGGGAGAGGCCGGCAAGGAGATGTTCGTCATCCAGGCAGGACGGGTGGCCATCTCCAAGCGAGTCCGGGATGTGGAAAAGGTCCTTGCCGTGCTGGGCCCCGGAGAATTCTTCGGGGAGATGGCCATCATCTCCAACAAGCCCCGCAATGCTTCCGCCACTGTCAACGAGGATGCGCGGCTGCTGGTCATCGACCCCAAGACGTTCGAGGGGATGATCCGCGGCAACGCCGAAATCGCGGTCCGGATGATCAAGAAGCTGGCCGAGCGCCTCTCCGAGGCGGACGCCCAGATCGAAAACCTGCTGCACAATGATCCGGCCAGCCGGGTGGTGCATCAGATCCTCCAGGCCTGCCAGGGCCGGGGCCGCCCGGTGGAAGACGGCGTGGAGATTGATTTCCCGGTGCGGGAGCTGCCGCGCCAGATTGGCGTGGGCGAGCCCGCTGTCCGCGCCATGTTGGACCGGTTGGAGCGCACGGGCCTGGTCGAGCGGGATGGCGACCGGATGACCGTGCCGGACACGGGCAAGCTGCACGACTTCCTCCAATACCTGGAGATGAAGTGGAAGTTCGGAGACCTCTAG
- a CDS encoding helix-turn-helix domain-containing protein translates to MSDLGKRIGQRIRELRTQRPERWTQEELAERAQISVSFLSMIERGERVPHVETLAALANALGVSLGELFTGTEQTLAQTEDLLRPLSDFARARGLTARDVDRLLGVARVMFSGTAA, encoded by the coding sequence GTGTCGGACCTCGGAAAACGAATTGGGCAGCGCATCCGCGAGCTTCGGACACAGCGGCCGGAGCGCTGGACGCAGGAAGAGCTCGCCGAGCGAGCGCAGATCAGCGTGTCGTTCCTCTCGATGATTGAGCGTGGCGAGCGCGTCCCACATGTGGAGACGCTGGCCGCACTGGCCAACGCCCTGGGCGTGAGCCTGGGCGAGCTCTTCACGGGAACGGAGCAGACCCTTGCTCAGACGGAGGACCTCCTGCGGCCCCTGTCTGACTTCGCGCGCGCCCGCGGCCTCACCGCCCGGGACGTGGACCGCCTCCTCGGCGTCGCGCGGGTGATGTTCAGCGGCACCGCCGCCTGA
- a CDS encoding bifunctional folylpolyglutamate synthase/dihydrofolate synthase, protein MERVQEALAALGHPERQYPALHVAGTNGKGSTCAMTAAALHAAGHRVGLYTSPHLVRVNERIRVDSEDISDADFGLRILEVLERYPSAVSEPMTYFEFGTVVALWHFAQVRVDVAVLETGLGGRLDATTAASPVVTAITPVSFDHMDYLGDTLTAIAGEKAGILKPGVPCVVARQQAPEALEAILRKAEAVGAPVRLEGRDFFAERQADGGLSYQGTSWRLEGLSLALRGSHQRQNAAVALACLEALQERRITVPPEAARAGLASACWPGRLEEVGQGPVVLLDGAHNPAGVEVLLASLKDLYPGRRLHLVFGVVGDKDRGPMMRALFPECASVQLTPLETPRSLAPEAYLAEARALCQDVTAWPDVDAALAAARERATSDDLILGTGSLFLVGMLKARLYRNLGAMQQPP, encoded by the coding sequence TTGGAGCGCGTCCAGGAGGCCTTGGCCGCCCTGGGCCACCCGGAGCGCCAGTACCCGGCGCTCCACGTCGCGGGGACGAACGGGAAGGGCAGCACCTGTGCCATGACGGCGGCCGCGCTGCACGCCGCCGGGCACCGCGTGGGCCTCTACACGTCCCCGCACCTGGTGCGCGTCAACGAGCGCATCCGCGTGGACAGCGAGGACATCTCCGACGCGGACTTCGGGCTGCGCATCCTGGAGGTGCTGGAGCGCTACCCCAGCGCGGTGTCCGAGCCCATGACGTACTTCGAGTTCGGCACCGTGGTGGCCCTGTGGCACTTCGCCCAGGTCCGCGTGGATGTCGCCGTGCTGGAGACGGGCTTGGGGGGCCGGCTGGATGCCACTACCGCCGCGAGCCCGGTGGTGACGGCGATCACGCCCGTGTCCTTCGACCACATGGACTACCTGGGCGACACGCTGACGGCCATCGCCGGGGAGAAGGCGGGCATCCTCAAGCCCGGCGTGCCCTGTGTCGTGGCGCGGCAGCAGGCCCCGGAGGCCCTGGAGGCCATCCTCCGCAAGGCGGAGGCGGTGGGCGCGCCCGTGCGGCTCGAAGGCCGTGACTTCTTCGCCGAACGTCAAGCGGACGGCGGCCTGTCGTACCAAGGGACGTCGTGGCGCCTGGAGGGGCTGTCCCTGGCGCTGCGGGGCTCGCACCAGCGGCAGAACGCGGCGGTGGCGCTCGCTTGCCTGGAGGCTTTGCAGGAGCGCCGCATCACCGTGCCGCCGGAGGCCGCGCGGGCGGGGCTGGCGTCCGCGTGTTGGCCGGGACGCCTGGAAGAGGTGGGGCAGGGCCCTGTCGTGTTGCTCGACGGTGCCCACAACCCGGCGGGCGTGGAGGTGCTCCTCGCGTCGCTGAAGGACCTCTACCCGGGACGTCGCCTCCACCTCGTCTTCGGCGTGGTGGGGGACAAGGACCGGGGACCGATGATGCGAGCGCTCTTCCCCGAGTGTGCCTCCGTGCAGCTCACACCCCTGGAGACACCGCGCTCGCTCGCGCCCGAGGCCTATCTGGCCGAGGCGCGCGCGCTGTGTCAGGACGTGACGGCCTGGCCGGATGTGGACGCCGCCCTGGCCGCCGCGCGTGAGCGGGCAACCTCGGACGACCTGATCCTGGGTACAGGCTCACTGTTCCTGGTCGGGATGTTGAAGGCTCGCTTGTATCGAAACCTTGGCGCGATGCAGCAGCCGCCGTAG
- a CDS encoding TetR/AcrR family transcriptional regulator, producing the protein MGQQNKPAADSGSRESERRRTILRAAIDVFARKGYHGCRIADVAKEAGVAYGLVYHYFKNKDELLETVFDTGWSGFVTRVRAVVEGEGTLAEKVRGIVDVAFEAYRVDPRAVKVLILEIARSPAGSRINRQTAFVDAIRLSSELFSVARERGELRPELDAHLASALLFGNIEMGLTAFVVGLADARDPAALEQAKAQIANSFLYGVLTGAQAAEVSEWKPEKSATKSKAPKRS; encoded by the coding sequence GTGGGTCAGCAGAACAAGCCGGCGGCGGACAGCGGCTCCCGTGAGAGCGAGCGGCGCCGTACCATCCTCCGCGCGGCCATCGACGTGTTCGCCCGGAAGGGCTACCACGGCTGCCGTATCGCGGACGTGGCCAAGGAGGCCGGCGTCGCGTACGGCCTCGTCTACCACTACTTCAAGAACAAGGATGAGCTGCTGGAGACCGTGTTCGACACGGGCTGGAGCGGCTTCGTCACGCGTGTGCGCGCGGTGGTGGAGGGCGAAGGCACGCTCGCGGAGAAGGTGCGCGGCATCGTCGACGTGGCCTTCGAGGCGTACCGGGTGGACCCGCGCGCGGTGAAGGTCCTCATCCTGGAGATTGCCCGCAGCCCGGCAGGCTCGCGCATCAACCGGCAGACGGCCTTCGTGGACGCCATCCGGCTCAGCTCGGAGCTGTTCAGCGTCGCGCGTGAGCGCGGCGAGCTGCGGCCGGAGCTGGACGCGCACCTGGCCTCCGCGCTGCTCTTCGGCAACATCGAGATGGGGCTCACGGCCTTCGTCGTGGGCCTGGCCGACGCGAGAGACCCCGCGGCGCTGGAGCAGGCCAAGGCGCAGATCGCCAACTCCTTCCTTTACGGCGTCCTCACCGGCGCTCAGGCAGCGGAGGTGTCCGAATGGAAGCCGGAGAAGTCCGCTACGAAGTCCAAGGCCCCCAAGCGCTCCTGA
- a CDS encoding MBL fold metallo-hydrolase gives MKLRVLGCHGGELPHCKSTCFLVDDVLALDAGALTGTLSLEELCRVDHVLVGHSHFDHVKDLPLMADLVIGRRETPVTIHASRECAKALRENMFNNALWPDFTRIPTKRQPVLQIKTFRAGSTFQVGPYTVRSVPVSHPVESCGFIISNGKSALAMSGDTGPTDKLWKALNETKNLKALLLETSFPNKLQSLADISGHLTPHTLGLELQKFERNGASVLLYHLKPAFVTQLKKELAELPVEVLELNDAFEF, from the coding sequence GTGAAGCTGCGAGTCCTCGGCTGCCACGGCGGCGAGCTGCCCCATTGCAAGAGCACCTGCTTCCTCGTCGATGACGTGCTGGCGCTCGATGCGGGGGCGCTCACGGGGACGTTGTCGCTGGAGGAGCTGTGTCGCGTGGACCATGTCCTCGTGGGGCACAGCCACTTCGACCACGTGAAGGACCTGCCGCTGATGGCGGACCTGGTCATTGGCCGGCGGGAGACCCCGGTCACCATCCACGCCTCGCGCGAGTGCGCCAAGGCCCTGCGCGAGAACATGTTCAACAACGCGCTGTGGCCGGACTTCACCCGCATCCCGACCAAGCGCCAGCCCGTGCTGCAGATCAAGACGTTCCGCGCCGGGAGCACCTTCCAGGTGGGGCCCTACACCGTGCGCAGCGTGCCGGTGAGCCACCCCGTGGAGTCGTGCGGCTTCATCATCTCCAACGGCAAGAGCGCTCTGGCGATGAGCGGCGACACCGGGCCCACCGACAAGCTGTGGAAGGCGCTCAACGAGACGAAGAACCTCAAGGCGCTGCTGCTGGAGACGTCCTTCCCCAACAAGCTGCAGTCCCTGGCCGACATCTCGGGCCACCTCACGCCTCACACGCTGGGCTTGGAACTCCAGAAGTTCGAGCGCAACGGCGCGTCGGTGCTGCTGTACCACCTCAAGCCGGCGTTCGTGACGCAGCTCAAGAAGGAGCTGGCCGAGCTGCCGGTGGAGGTCCTGGAGCTGAACGACGCCTTCGAGTTCTAG
- a CDS encoding alpha/beta hydrolase — protein sequence MRLPDWRAAATPGPPIPSIDEVDFRALYSKTKYVVETADGWSLVITRYRPVKQPFPQPLFGEPLLLVHGFSQNRHTWTSGQFVKNLLFFGVDIHILELRGHGKSSIAFQKERAERFKRPLPPDLDYGWDIDSYFLYDLPAAVSGVKRITRRERIFYCGHSMGGMLGYGYAGIHNDFEGLITIGSPADLGRGFMLLRLLAHGAPMLAGMIDLTLASLNVSGKMEGVGRKLLARGVGLVNKGMGRKLTPRARRTLRFDAVPVDIILKTLERQLAKAEDSPLYQQLTTRLNRLINPERVSADDIRWLLREGGEREPRRVLEQFARWIRRGEMVCYRTGFDFKRGFGRIEIPMAIIFGDLDPLASLESTRSVYRAAKSEYLLWRPVKGNSHIELTMGHDIRQICYDIKNLIEYARTHRYRSPSLPRLR from the coding sequence ATGCGCCTGCCGGACTGGAGAGCCGCCGCGACACCGGGGCCGCCCATCCCCTCCATCGACGAAGTCGACTTCAGGGCGCTTTACTCGAAGACGAAGTACGTCGTGGAGACGGCGGACGGCTGGTCGCTGGTCATCACCCGCTACCGTCCAGTGAAGCAGCCTTTTCCGCAACCGTTGTTTGGCGAGCCCCTGCTCCTGGTGCACGGTTTCTCACAGAACCGGCACACGTGGACGAGCGGGCAGTTCGTCAAGAACCTGCTCTTCTTCGGAGTGGACATCCACATCCTGGAGCTGCGCGGGCACGGCAAGAGCTCCATCGCGTTCCAGAAGGAGCGGGCCGAGCGCTTCAAGCGCCCCCTGCCTCCCGACCTCGACTACGGCTGGGACATCGACAGCTACTTCCTCTACGACTTGCCCGCGGCCGTCTCCGGCGTGAAGCGCATCACGCGGCGTGAGCGCATCTTCTATTGCGGCCACTCGATGGGCGGGATGCTGGGCTACGGCTACGCCGGCATCCACAACGACTTCGAGGGCCTCATCACCATCGGCTCCCCGGCGGACCTGGGGCGCGGCTTCATGCTGCTGCGGTTGCTCGCGCACGGCGCGCCCATGCTGGCCGGGATGATCGACCTGACACTCGCCAGCCTCAACGTGAGTGGGAAGATGGAAGGCGTCGGGCGCAAGCTGCTCGCGCGGGGCGTGGGGCTGGTGAACAAGGGCATGGGGCGCAAGCTGACCCCTCGGGCGCGGCGGACGCTGCGCTTCGACGCGGTGCCGGTGGACATCATCCTCAAGACGCTGGAGCGGCAGCTCGCGAAGGCGGAGGACTCGCCGCTGTATCAACAGCTCACCACACGACTGAACCGGCTCATCAACCCGGAGCGCGTGAGCGCGGATGACATCCGCTGGCTCCTGCGCGAAGGCGGTGAGCGAGAGCCGCGTCGCGTGCTGGAGCAGTTCGCGCGCTGGATTCGCCGGGGTGAGATGGTCTGCTACCGCACCGGCTTCGACTTCAAGCGGGGCTTCGGTCGCATCGAGATTCCCATGGCCATCATCTTCGGGGACTTGGATCCCCTGGCCTCGTTGGAGTCCACGCGCAGCGTGTATCGCGCCGCGAAGAGCGAGTACCTGCTCTGGCGGCCGGTGAAGGGTAACAGCCACATCGAGCTGACGATGGGGCACGACATCCGGCAGATTTGCTACGACATCAAGAACCTCATCGAGTACGCGCGGACCCACCGCTACCGCTCACCGAGCCTGCCGCGGCTTCGCTAG
- the accD gene encoding acetyl-CoA carboxylase, carboxyltransferase subunit beta produces the protein MAWFSKKPRIAVDTEPQAEPRPSRMEGLWAKCESCDEIIYRQELEKNWMVCPHCEHHHYWAARARLVAMLDPDSFEEFDKELEPQDPLGFSDSKKYKDRLKSTRKNLGEPDAFISGVGRIQGHQVSVGCFVFEFMGGSMGSVVGEKVARVFERAHELKCSAIVFSASGGARMQEGIFSLMQMAKTSAAIARFRTGTRPYISVLLNPTTGGVAASFSWLGDIILAEPKALIGFAGPRVIEQTIRQKLPEGFQRSEFLLDHGMIDSIVHRKDLRTKLGQILGLLG, from the coding sequence ATGGCCTGGTTCTCGAAGAAGCCGCGCATCGCCGTCGACACCGAACCGCAAGCCGAGCCCCGCCCGTCCCGCATGGAGGGCCTGTGGGCGAAGTGCGAGTCCTGCGACGAGATCATCTACCGCCAGGAGCTGGAGAAGAACTGGATGGTGTGTCCGCACTGCGAGCACCACCACTACTGGGCGGCGCGCGCGCGGCTGGTCGCGATGCTGGACCCCGACAGCTTCGAGGAGTTCGACAAGGAGCTGGAGCCGCAAGACCCGCTCGGGTTCAGTGACTCCAAGAAGTACAAGGACCGCCTCAAGTCCACGCGGAAGAACCTGGGCGAGCCGGACGCGTTCATCTCCGGCGTGGGCCGCATCCAGGGCCACCAGGTGTCGGTGGGCTGCTTCGTCTTCGAGTTCATGGGTGGCTCCATGGGCTCGGTGGTGGGCGAGAAGGTGGCCCGCGTCTTCGAGCGCGCGCACGAGCTGAAGTGCTCCGCCATCGTCTTCTCCGCGTCGGGTGGCGCGCGCATGCAGGAGGGCATCTTCTCCCTCATGCAGATGGCCAAGACGTCCGCGGCCATCGCCCGCTTCCGCACCGGCACGCGGCCGTACATCTCCGTGCTGCTCAACCCGACGACGGGCGGCGTCGCCGCGTCCTTCTCGTGGCTGGGCGACATCATCCTCGCCGAGCCCAAGGCGCTCATCGGCTTCGCCGGTCCGCGCGTCATCGAGCAGACCATCCGCCAGAAGCTGCCGGAGGGCTTCCAGCGCTCGGAGTTCCTGCTGGACCACGGGATGATCGACAGCATCGTCCACCGCAAGGACCTGCGGACGAAGCTGGGGCAGATTCTGGGGCTGCTCGGCTGA